From the Oryzias latipes chromosome 22, ASM223467v1 genome, one window contains:
- the LOC101165433 gene encoding unconventional myosin-X isoform X2, which produces MESFFAEGTRVWVREKEQFLPATVNSCGDGTLVVTTDYGEVLYLQQAEVTREQVYAMHQTSIDGVEDMSALAELHEAAIMHNLYKRYQDDNIYTNIGSILAAVNPYKQVPGLYDLDRVELYSKHHLGELPPHIFAVANECYRCIWKRHDNQCVLISGESGAGKTESTKLLLQFLSVMSQNSAGTPPSEKTTRVEQAIVQSSPIMEAFGNAKTVYNNNSSRFGKFIQLHFSESGNIQGGCVVDYLLEKNRVVRQNPGERNYHIFYALLAGASKEHKSLYFLEDSAEAFHYLSQSGCLQDKSLNDKELYNMVMEALNVLEFTEEEIRDMFKLLSGVLQLGNIEFMTAGGAQITTKQVVTNASELLGLDAFQLNEVLTQRSIILRGEEICSPLTIEQAIDSRDSVAMALYSQCFSWIILKINQKIKGKENFKSIGILDIFGFENFEVNRFEQFNINYANEKLQEYFNKHIFSLEQLEYNREGVQWDAIDWMDNAECLDLIEKKLGLLALVNEESRFPKGTDFTLLEKLHSRHSTNPYYVKPRVADHQFGIKHYAGEVLYNARGILEKNRDTFRDDILNMLKDSRLDFIYDLFEKVGSRNNEEKMGTARRKPTVSSQFRDSLHALMATLSASNPFFIRCIKPNMEKNPNVFDPEIVLNQLRYSGMLETVKIRRAGFPVRRTFKDFFSRYKIILKDKVPTVGDDKKRTTDLLLKYDKTKKEWQLGKTKVFMKESLEQRLEKDRDEVRRQAAMIIRAHLLTFSAKKHFKQVRAAVITLQKHLRRHIQRRRFVKQRKAVLVLQKHRRGQVARSRVRKLREEKKKKEEEQKKKEEEIKKTGEAKQEEAKDDAEKTEDTSDDQVRQMEEILQLEREIERLQKKREDEVSQLCESSKQELQLRRDAELKRMKKEASRKATELIDLLNFGGVDPSLGAAEAKPAAENSPKKASAAAGASKEEEVDEGFHAEEECIPLPDFPPPAESDVPIDQDIFAHLPPPPPAFAEGTVPPAPPPPPALPTDGTPDGIPPPPLPPPGDGAAVPPPAGPPPPGEEKQKEAAKSETERKVSMVDSLVDGEEPIYSMPADTESDYDQEEEEGSVTAGDDSSVSGSNRGSTAVTDEEHPRKSTCTNASIESYRGSSDSYADSDDEHDGLMDTDEEVTNGRVTLLNGNGPPYFHGYLYMKAGLMIPWRRRWCVLKDETFMWFRSKQESLKSGWLYKKGGGLSTLSRRNWKMRWFVLRDSKLMYYENDSEEKLKGTIDIKAAKEIVDNHEKENALNIVTDERTYQVFAESPEDASGWFKVLSKVRVCTPEQLLDMSHEQANPKNAVGTLDVGLIDSVCASDNPDRPNSFVIITANRVIHCNSDTPEEMHHWISLLQKPKGDARVDGQEFLVRGWLQKEMKTNSKSTSLKLKKRWFVLTHNSLDYYKSSERNSSKMGTLVLNSLCSVIQPDERVHRETGYWNIIVYGRKHSYRLYTKMLNEAMRWTAAIQGVIDSKTPIETPTLQLIRDIKENSVNPEIVEQMYRRNPILRYTQHPLHSPLLPLPYGEVTSLQRQQGYASLQDEAVRVFNSLQEMETLADTVPIIQGILQTCQDLRPLRDEVYCQVIKQTNHVPQPNSPANLAHWHLLTCMSCTFLPGRAILRYLRFHLKRVRERYPGTEIERYASFVGESLKKTKTREFVPSQEEIAALLVRQEMSTTVYCHGGGSCKISINSHTTAGEVVEKLIRGLAMEDSKNLFSLFEHNSFIDRALESRVIVADVLAKFERLAGSEEEEEEGEWKLYFKLYCFLDVESMPKEGVEFAFMFEQAHESLISGHFPASEETLQHLAALRLQYLHGDGAGRVGWSLGSVYPIGRLRNRILHSTKPGVGAAGGAGGRGSGGMGDGICTIGGQGGAGTGTEKRKTPSFLDGTLRRSFKTGSLKKQKVEEEQMLEMWVKEETSATRTSVLEKWTRLQGMPQHQAMLKYMSIIKEWPGYGSTLFDVECKEGGFPHDLWLGVSADNVSVYKRGEPKPLETFQYEHITFFGASQPCTYKIIVDEREMFFETSLVGEITKIMRAYINMMVKKRCSIMSVTSVGSSWAR; this is translated from the exons GTGCTTTACCTGCAGCAGGCCGAGGTCACCAGGGAGCAGGTGTACGCCATGCACCAGACCAGCATCGATGGAGTGGAGGACATGTCAGCACTGGCTGAACTGCACGAGGCTGCCATCATGCACAACCTTTACAAGCGATACCAGGATGATAATATCTAT ACCAATATCGGCAGCATCCTGGCAGCTGTGAACCCATACAAACAGGTCCCAGGTCTCTATGATCTCGACAGGGTGGAGCTTTACTCTAAACACCACCTTGGTGAACTCCCTCCACATATTTTTGCTGTGGCCAACGAATGTTATCGTTGCATCTGGAAAAGGCATGACAACCAGTGTGTCCTCATCAG tGGTGAGTCAGGGGCGGGGAAGACAGAGAGCACCAAGTTGCTGCTGCAGTTTTTGTCGGTCATGAGCCAGAACTCTGCTGGGACTCCTCCGTCAGAGAAAACCACACGCGTGGAGCAGGCCATTGTCCAGAGCAG TCCAATCATGGAGGCTTTTGGTAACGCCAAAACTGTTTACAACAACAACTCCAGTCGCTTTGGGAAATTCATCCAACTTCACTTCTCTGAGAGCGGAAACATCCAAGGAGGCTGTGTTGTGGATT ATTTACTGGAAAAG AATCGTGTAGTGAGGCAAAACCCTGGCGAGCGAAACTACCACATCTTCTACGCTCTGCTGGCAGGAGCCTCCAAGGAACACAAAA GTCTCTACTTCCTGGAAGATTCTGCAGAAGCGTTTCACTACCTCAGCCAATCAGGGTGTCTGCAGGATAAGAGCCTGAATGACAAAGAACTGTACAATATGGTTATG GAGGCACTGAATGTTTTAGAGTTTACAGAAGAGGAGATCAGAGACATGTTCAAGCTGCTGTCTGGGGTCCTACAGCTCGGCAACATTGAGTTCATGACTGCAGGAGGAGCCCAGATCACCACCAAACAAG TTGTCACTAATGCTAGCGAGCTGTTGGGTCTGGACGCCTTCCAGCTGAATGAAGTTCTGACTCAGCGCTCCATAATCCTCAGAGGAGAAGAAATCTGCTCCCCTCTCACGATCGAGCAG GCCATTGACTCCAGGGACTCTGTGGCCATGGCACTATATTCCCAGTGTTTCTCATGGATCATCTTAAAGATAAATCAGAAGATCAAAGGAAAGGAAAACTTCAAATCCATCGGCATTCTTGATATCTTTGGATTTGAGAATTTTGAG GTGAATCGATTTGAACAGTTTAACATCAACTACGCCAATGAGAAACTTCAGGAATATTTCAACAAGCATATCTTCTCCTTGGAGCAGCTGGAGTACAACAG GGAAGGTGTTCAGTGGGATGCAATTGACTGGATGGACAACGCTGAGTGTCTTGATCTGATAGAGAAG AAACTGGGCTTGTTGGCTTTGGTGAATGAAGAAAGCAGATTCCCTAAAGGAACAGACTTCACTCTGCTGGAGAAGCTGCACAGTCGACACTCT ACAAACCCCTATTATGTGAAGCCCAGAGTTGCGGATCATCAGTTTGGTATAAAGCATTATGCAGGAGAG GTCCTGTACAATGCCAGAGGAATCCTGGAGAAGAACAGGGACACTTTCAGAGATGACATCCTGAACATGCTGAAGGACAGCAG ATTGGACTTCATCTATGACCTGTTTGAGAAAGTTGGCAGTCGGAACAACGAGGAGAAGATGGGAACTGCCAGACGCAAACCCACAGTCAGCTCCCAGTTCAGG GACTCTCTTCATGCTCTCATGGCAACTCTAAGTGCATCCAACCCTTTTTTCATCCGCTGCATTAAACCCAACAtggaaaag AATCCAAATGTATTTGACCCAGAAATCGTCCTAAACCAGCTGAGATATTCTGGGATGTTGGAGACAGTGAAGATCCGTCGTGCTGGCTTTCCCGTTCGCAGAACTTTCAAAGATTTCTTCTCACG ATATAAGATCATTCTGAAAGACAAAGTTCCCACAGTGGGAGATGACAAGAAAAGAACCACAGATTTATTACTCAAATACGATAAGACAAAGAAAGAGTGGCAGTTGGGGAAGACTAAG GTGTTTATGAAAGAATCTTTGGAGCAGCGACTAGAGAAGGACAGGGATGAAGTCCGGCGACAGGCTGCCATGATAATCCGAGCCCACTTGCTGACTTTTTCTGCAAA GAAGCATTTCAAGCAGGTACGCGCCGCTGTCATCACCCTGCAGAAACACCTGCGGAGGCACATCCAACGCAGACGGTTTGTGAAGCAGCGGAAGGCGGTGTTGGTGCTGCAGAAGCACAGACGAGGTCAAGTGGCCCGTTCCCGTGTCAGAAAACtgagagaggagaagaaaaagaaggaggaagagcagaagaagaaagaggaggagattAAAAAGACGGGCGAAGCGAAACAAGAGGAAGCAAAAGACGatgcagagaaaacagaagACACATCAGAT GATCAAGTTCGTCAGATGGAGGAGATCCTTCAGCTTGAGAGGGAGATTGAGCGCTTGCAGAAGAAGCGAGAGGACGAGGTGTCGCAGCTCTGCGAGTCCTCcaagcaggagctgcagctgcgcCGAGATGCCGAGCTCAAACGGATGAAGAAGGAGGCCTCCCGTAAAGCCACAGAACTCATCGACCTCCTGAACTTCGGAGGTGTGGATCCATCTCTGGGAGCTGCTGAGGCAAAGCCTGCTGCAGAGAATAGCCCCAAAAAAGCGAGCGCAGCTGCAGGCGCATCCAAGGAGGAGGAAGTGGACGAAGGCTTTCATGCTGAGGAGGAGTGCATTCCTTTACCTGACTTTCCTCCTCCCGCCGAGTCTGATGTGCCGATTGATCAGGACATATTTGCtcacctccctcctcctccacctgcttTTGCAGAGGGAACAGTACCCCCTGCACCCCCTCCGCCTCCAGCTCTCCCCACAGATGGCACACCAGATGGgatccctcctcctcctttacCTCCACCTGGAGATGGTGCTGCTGTCCCACCTCCTGCAGGCCCACCACCCCCCggagaagaaaagcagaaagaagCAGCAAAGTCAGAGACAGAAAGGAAAGTGAGCATGGTGGACAGCCTGGTGGATGGAGAGGAGCCGATCTACAGCATGCCGGCTGACACAGAGTCAGACTACgaccaggaggaggaagaggggtcAGTCACCGCCGGAGACGACAGTTCTGTCTCTGGAAGCAACCGTGGGAGCACGGCGGTGACGGACGAGGAGCACCCGAGGAAGTCAACCTGCACCAACGCCAGCATTGAGTCGTACAGAGGGAGCTCTGACTCT TACGCGGACAGCGACGATGAACATGATGGTCTGATGGACACAGATGAAGAAGTGACAAACGGTAGAGTGACTTTGCTTAACGGAAACGGGCCGCCATATTTCCACGGCTACCTTTACATGAAAG CTGGCCTGATGATCCCGTGGAGGAGGCGTTGGTGCGTGCTCAAGGATGAGACTTTCATGTGGTTCCGGTCCAAACAAGAGTCTCTGAAGTCTGGCTGGCTCTACAAGAAAGGAGGAGGGCTCTCCACTTTGTCACGGAG GAACTGGAAGATGCGCTGGTTTGTACTCAGGGACAGCAAGCTGATGTATTACGAGAACGACAGTGAGGAGAAGCTTAAAGGGACCATCGACATCAAAGCAGCCAA GGAGATTGTAGATAACCACGAGAAGGAGAATGCTCTGAACATTGTGACAGATGAGAGGACGTATCAGGTGTTTGCCGAGTCGCCAGAAGACGCCAG TGGGTGGTTTAAAGTGCTTAGCAAGGTTCGAGTGTGCACTCCTGAGCAGCTACTGGACATGTCCCATGAGCAAGCCAACCCCAAAAATGCTGTG GGAACTCTGGATGTGGGATTGATTGACTCCGTTTGTGCGTCAGACAATCCAGACCG gcCCAATTCTTTTGTCATCATCACGGCCAACCGTGTGATCCACTGCAACAGCGACACGCCTGAGGAGATGCATCATTGGATCAGTCTGTTGCAGAAACCCAAAGGAGACGCTCGGGTTGACGGCCAAGAGTTCCTAGTTAGAG GCTGGCTCCAAAAAGAGATGAAGACCAACTCTAAAAGCACGTCCCTGAAGCTGAAGAAACGCTGGTTCGTCTTGACCCACAACTCCCTGGATTACTACAAGAGCTCTGAGCGAAACTCCTCAAAGATGGGAACCCTGGTGCTTAATTCCCTCTGCTCTGTCATTCAGCCGGATGAGCGAGTCCACAGAGAAACAG GCTACTGGAACATCATAGTGTATGGCAGGAAGCATTCCTACCGCCTTTATACTAAGATGCTGAATGAGGCCATGAGGTGGACAGCTGCAATACAGGGGGTCATCGACAGCAAGACCCCGATAGAAACTCCCACTTTGCAACTCATCAGAGACATTAAG GAGAACAGTGTGAACCCAGAAATAGTGGAGCAGATGTACAGGAGGAACCCCATCCTCAGATACACCCAGCATCCTCTGCACTCCCCTCTTCTGCCGCTTCCTTATGGAGAGGTCACCAGCT TGCAAAGGCAACAGGGCTATGCCAGCCTGCAGGACGAGGCGGTGAGAGTTTTCAACTCACTGCAGGAGATGGAGACGCTGGCAGACACGGTGCCAATTATTCAGGGCATCCTGCAGACCTGCCAGGACCTTCGGCCTCTCAGGGACGAG GTTTATTGTCAGGTGATCAAACAGACCAATCACGTGCCTCAACCGAACAGCCCGGCCAATCTGGCACATTGGCACCTGCTCACCTGCATGAGCTGCACCTTCCTACCAGGCCGAGCCATCCTGAGATACCTCCGCTTCCACCTCAAGAG GGTACGCGAGCGTTACCCCGGCACAGAGATTGAACGCTACGCCAGCTTCGTCGGGGAATCCCTGAAGAAGACCAAGACTCGTGAGTTTGTACCGTCGCAGGAGGAGATCGCCGCCCTGCTGGTGAGACAGGAGATGAGCACTACGGTGTACTGCCATGGAGGAGGTTCCTGCAAGATCTCCATCAACTCACACACCACTGCTGGAGAG GTTGttgagaagctgatccgaggtCTGGCTATGGAGGACAGCAAGAACCTGTTTTCTCTGTTTGAACACAACTCCTTCATAGACCGAGCTCTGGAGAGCAGAGTGATTGTGGCGGATGTTCTGGCCAAATTTGAAAG GCTGGCAGGcagtgaagaagaagaggaggagggagagtggAAACTGTACTTCAAACTCTACTGCTTCTTGGATGTGGAGAGCATGCCCAAAGAGGGTGTGGAGTTCGCATTCATGTTTGAACAA GCTCATGAGTCTTTGATCAGTGGTCACTTCCCAGCCTCAGAGGAAACTCTGCAGCACTTGGCAGCTTTACGCCTCCAGTATCTCCATGGAGATGGAGCTGGCCGGGTTGGATGGAGCCTGGGAAGCGTTTATCCTATCGGACGCCTTCGGAATCGAATCCTCCATTCCACCAAACCGGGTGTTGGCGCTGCAGGcggagctggaggaagagggAGTGGAGGGATGGGAGATGGAATCTGCACAATAGGAGGACAGGGCGGGGCTGGGACAGGCACAGAGAAACGAAAGACTCCCAGCTTCCTGGACGGCACCCTCAGGAGAAGTTTCAAAACAGGTTCACTGAAGAAGCAGAAG gtggaggaggagcaaaTGCTGGAGATGTGGGTCAAGGAGGAAACTTCTGCCACGCGAACAAGTGTTCTGGAGAAGTGGACCCGTCTGCAAGGCATGCCGCAGCACCAGGCCATGCTTAAATACATGAGTATCATTAAGGAGTGGCCTGGCTATGGATCTACTTTGTTTGATGTAGAG TGTAAAGAAGGAGGTTTCCCTCATGACCTGTGGCTGGGTGTGAGTGCTGATAATGTTTCTGTGTATAAACGAGGTGAACCCAAACCCCTGGAGACTTTCCAGTACGAACACATCACCTTCTTTGGAGCTTCACAACCCTGCACCTATAAGATCATTGTGGATGAGAGGGAGATGTTTTTCGAGACTTCACTG GTTGGAGAGATCACCAAGATCATGAGAGCGTACATCAACATGATGGTGAAGAAGCGCTGTAGCATCATGTCTGTAACCAGCGTGGGCAGTTCTTGGGCCAGGTGA